In Stomoxys calcitrans chromosome 2, idStoCalc2.1, whole genome shotgun sequence, the following proteins share a genomic window:
- the LOC131994863 gene encoding uncharacterized protein LOC131994863 isoform X2, producing MSADMDKLLQAITSMTNALQEQQQQQQQLQQSNITSVNVISNFDQFDPKTESFDVYKERLENYLQLKGVFGNKEMCAKLLLQYVGASNYSTLATLVAPTPINQLSYDNIIFHLKQHFCPKKNILVQQHKFLNEIQNEDQSISDFIAVLQEKAAMCHFVCSCNKSVSDIFCRAQFIRGIRDNSIREKLLQKPEDTFVQICEKAKALEAAKINNNEIMQSSSTSEVNKIKQKQSATSTRYQKSNRYASSSSTVNYRQLGLEGMCLRCGRNNHRSNECKINKNNLKCSFCNKTGHVRQVCIKSKFKQNSSYNAIQSCSSDDDYCEDDDNFGIHQIVDIYNKSEIPPPELQKFFATVSIDGRKQVFEVDSGAGYTLIPKNDFEKLKLNLKLQKTKIAFRAYTGDVFIPLGVVDVNVQYKNRKSREKMFVVDARHSALLGRVWIRHLKIDLREVDQDCLKEGAKPAFF from the exons ATGTCTGCTGATATGGATAAACTTTTGCAAGCAATTACCAGCATGACCAATGCTCTGCaggaacaacaacagcaacaacaacagcttcaACAATCGAACATAACCAGCGTCAATgtcatttcaaattttgatcaatTCGACCCTAAAACAGAATCATTCGATGTTTATAAAGAACGATTGGAAAATTATCTGCAATTGAAAGGGGTTTTCGGAAACAAAGAGATGTGTGCAAAATTATTGCTGCAGTATGTGGGTGCATCAAATTATTCAACACTAGCAACATTAGTCGCTCCAACACCGATCAACCAACTATCCTACGACAAtattatattccatttgaaacaacATTTCTgtcctaaaaaaaatattcttgtgCAACAACACaagtttttaaatgaaatacaaaatGAAGATCAGAGTATTTCTGATTTTATTGCTGTTTTACAGGAAAAGGCGGCGATGTGTCATTTTGTGTGTAGTTGTAACAAATCAGTTTCGGATATATTTTGTCGAGCGCAGTTTATAAGAGGAATCCGAGATAATAGCATTCGTGAAAAATTGCTGCAAAAACCCGAAGAcacatttgtgcaaatttgtgaAAAGGCGAAGGCGTTGGAGGCAgcgaaaataaataataatgaaaTTATGCAGAGTTCTTCAACAAGCgaggtaaataaaataaaacaaaaacaatccgCAACAAGTACCCGATACCAAAAAAGTAATCGATACGCATCATCGTCATCAACAGTTAATTATCGACAACTAGGTCTTGAAGGGATGTGCTTACGATGTGGGCGAAACAATCATCGATCAAATGaatgtaaaataaacaaaaacaatctaaaatgttctttttgtaACAAAACAGGTCATGTGAGACAAGTATgcataaaatcgaaatttaaacaaaattcatcATATAATGCAATACAATCGTGTTCATCTGATGACGACTACTGTGAGGATGATGATAATTTTGGTATCCATCAAATAGTCGATATTTACAACAAATCAGAAATTCCACCACcagaattgcaaaaatttttcgcaACGGTTTCAATCGACGGGAGGAAGCAAGTTTTCGAAGTAGACTCTGGTGCCGGCTACACTCTCATACCAAAGAACGATTTTGAAAAactcaaattaaatttaaagcttcAAAAAACCAAGATAGCATTTCGCGCTTATACGGGGGATGTGTTTATACCTCTGGGTGTAGTGGATGTTAATGTCCAATATAAAAACAGGAAGTCCAGAGAGAAAATGTTTGTTGTGGACGCTAGACACTCTGCGTTGCTTGGCCGTGTATGGATAAGGCATCTTAAAATTGATCTTAGAGAAGTAGACCAAGACTGTTTGAAG GAAGGGGCAAAGCCAgcttttttttaa
- the LOC131994863 gene encoding uncharacterized protein LOC131994863 isoform X3, whose translation MSADMDKLLQAITSMTNALQEQQQQQQQLQQSNITSVNVISNFDQFDPKTESFDVYKERLENYLQLKGVFGNKEMCAKLLLQYVGASNYSTLATLVAPTPINQLSYDNIIFHLKQHFCPKKNILVQQHKFLNEIQNEDQSISDFIAVLQEKAAMCHFVCSCNKSVSDIFCRAQFIRGIRDNSIREKLLQKPEDTFVQICEKAKALEAAKINNNEIMQSSSTSELQEIHHRRNLKLKKS comes from the coding sequence ATGTCTGCTGATATGGATAAACTTTTGCAAGCAATTACCAGCATGACCAATGCTCTGCaggaacaacaacagcaacaacaacagcttcaACAATCGAACATAACCAGCGTCAATgtcatttcaaattttgatcaatTCGACCCTAAAACAGAATCATTCGATGTTTATAAAGAACGATTGGAAAATTATCTGCAATTGAAAGGGGTTTTCGGAAACAAAGAGATGTGTGCAAAATTATTGCTGCAGTATGTGGGTGCATCAAATTATTCAACACTAGCAACATTAGTCGCTCCAACACCGATCAACCAACTATCCTACGACAAtattatattccatttgaaacaacATTTCTgtcctaaaaaaaatattcttgtgCAACAACACaagtttttaaatgaaatacaaaatGAAGATCAGAGTATTTCTGATTTTATTGCTGTTTTACAGGAAAAGGCGGCGATGTGTCATTTTGTGTGTAGTTGTAACAAATCAGTTTCGGATATATTTTGTCGAGCGCAGTTTATAAGAGGAATCCGAGATAATAGCATTCGTGAAAAATTGCTGCAAAAACCCGAAGAcacatttgtgcaaatttgtgaAAAGGCGAAGGCGTTGGAGGCAgcgaaaataaataataatgaaaTTATGCAGAGTTCTTCAACAAGCgag
- the LOC106080838 gene encoding uncharacterized protein LOC106080838 isoform X1 — protein MEQEIGTWDSVLLENLSEDNFINNIHLRYKRDLIYTYIGTSVVAVNPYHHISENSLDLIHNYGSKGIFQLPPHIYGLANLSFQSLKDKSEDQCIIIAGESGSGKTESFKMIVNFLTHIQEKSKKYSSLCKQSSLSSGCASSTSSTAHKHRRTSSSCSVGGLATNYMLSKNSGATSSLNSCHAMHQQQRRQSPSPGATTKYCDVGVQHRARAESSERGKRTMREKMVDFDFSHHKSTENLTTLDSSTYTTAPLHCGAMTTSFGLTLSPHPTKSCFKHQQSPQLAYSTTGAGSSKSSSNMYLARSTSPKYFSSPNGCRQCGHSKCTRAVVQSFDKDDGDISISSQPGTSTCHPVHLQKRGSCSNLARQTSMDCHMREERSNISGSMQRISLYDAHKLSQTSLNAQKLYQSSPATPRKYKNPMKRLRECVSFADVFLEAMGNAVTLKNNNSSRYGKLFDIEIDYKGDPIGVHITHYSCYRCIPGGKKFSHFLSIIIWRRFTITKIFEVVS, from the exons ATGGAACAAGAAATTGGAACCTGGGATTCTGTGCTCTTGGAAAATCTTTCTGAAGACAACTTCATTAATAATATTCATCTACGTTACAAACGTGATCTCATATAT ACCTACATAGGCACATCGGTCGTGGCCGTTAATCCATATCATCACATATCAGAAAATTCATTGGACTTAATACACAATTATGGTAGCAAAGGCATTTTTCAATTGCCTCCACACAT ATATGGTCTTGCTAATTTATCCTTTCAATCTCTCAAGGATAAAAGTGAGGATCAATGCATTATAATTGCAG GTGAAAGTGGTTCCGGTAAAACAGAATCATTTAAGATGATTGTCAATTTTCTAACACATATAcaagaaaaatccaaaaaatattcATCGCTTTGCAAACAATCGTCGCTTAGCTCAGGTTGTGCATCGTCTACATCTAGTACTGCCCACAAGCATCGTCGTACCTCAAGTTCGTGTTCGGTGGGAGGTCTTGCCACAAATTATATGTTAAGCAAAAATTCTGGTGCCACTTCCAGTTTAAATTCATGTCATGCTATGCATCAGCAGCAAAGACGCCAATCTCCATCACCCGGCGCAACAACGAAATACTGTGATGTGGGTGTGCAGCATCGAGCTCGTGCTGAAAGCTCGGAACGTGGAAAACGTACCATGAGAGAGAAAAtggttgattttgatttttcccaTCACAAAAGTACGGAAAATTTAACAACCTTAGATAGTTCCACATACACCACTGCACCCCTGCATTGTGGTGCAATGACAACATCATTCGGCCTAACTCTATCGCCTCATCCAACCAAATCTTGTTTTAAACACCAACAATCTCCTCAGTTGGCTTATAGCACCACAGGAGCGGGTTCATCAAAATCCTCATCCAACATGTATTTAGCTAGAAGCACATCGCCCAAATATTTCTCATCCCCCAACGGCTGTCGGCAATGTGGTCATAGTAAGTGCACCAGAGCTGTTGTTCAGAGTTTCGACAAAGACGATGGCGATATAAGCATCTCATCTCAGCCAGGAACTTCTACGTGTCACCCCGTGCACTTACAAAAGCGTGGTAGTTGTTCTAATTTGGCAAGACAAACATCTATGGACTGCCACATGCGGGAGGAGCGCTCAAATATATCCGGTTCAATGCAGCGTATATCCCTATACGATGCTCATAAGTTAAGTCAAACGTCATTAAATGCACAAAAGTTATATCAATCATCGCCGGCTACGCCTAGGAAATATAAAAATCCAATGAAACGTTTAAGGGAATGCGTTTCTTTTGCTGACGTTTTCTTGGAGGCCATGGGGAATGCAGTAAcgctaaaaaataataattctaGTCGTTAT GGGAAATTATTCGACATTGAAATAGACTATAAAGGGGATCCCATTGGGGTTCATATAACACACT